DNA from Helicoverpa zea isolate HzStark_Cry1AcR chromosome 5, ilHelZeax1.1, whole genome shotgun sequence:
ATAGTAACACCCCATCTGTTTATGTAGATTTGTTTGATAACCAGATGCTTTCCAGTGAGTATGACAAAGACGAAATGCAACTAAGTTAAAATACTTCATTTGCTCAAAATAAATCCACAAAGTAGCGTCCTGTAGAAGCGACTTCCTTTCATCTAACTAACCTACTAACTCCTActtagaaataattattattctagctTTTAGACAGCTTGTGTATTGAACTCCTGACTTTTGCATTTGTAGATATCATTCGTTTTGTTTCAACTATTGCATTTTGCTGCtcttttttggttattttgattaattctaTCTTAGATTACCAAGTTCAGTTGACGTTTCAAAACATTATCTACGTTGAAAATTGATTGAATGTAACAGTTGTCTTGTTTGAAAGTATATATAAACTGTTAAGGCTATATTTCAATCTTAAAGAGAAAATATGAAATCTTTGCAAGAAACATAATCCTAAAGTACTTATCGCAAGTCAATAGCTCAGCTGAAGTACTTACGTCCCGTCATATCGCAATCCACCATAAGCTTCGCAATATTGCAGTCGTTAACGTGGCTACGGCACAATTTTATGGCTATATTTAAACCCACTTCCAGTGGCTTGACAATATTAAAGATATGGGTTTGAATAGGTTGAATGCTGTTTTATAGGTCAAATATGAAGTATTGTTACACCCTTTCATGGCAATTTGATAGCAAAGACCTATAGTTATGTATCTTCAGAATGTCTTCTTCATGGTTTCTTTATGACTGAGTAATCACTTTCAGTACtcttcaatattttaaaacaatcagTTACTTTAATCATGATCTTCACGTCCTTTTGAAAGTTCTTATGTAACATCTCATCTCCTAAGACAACTGCTACATTCCATCTCCTCAATCTCCATTCAAATCCTCTTCATCCAAGTCACTAATCTAGAATCTTCTACACGTTTCCAGCAAATATCAAGTGACTCCTGCGAGGCGGGTGAGCGCGACCGCATGTTGACGGAGTACCGCTCGCGCCTGCGCGGTAACCTCAACACGCATAATATCAAGCAGTACGTCAGGGCGTTCATCAAGTGAGTGGGTCTCAGTTGTTATAGTTATAGCTTCGTAATTATCTGTCTGTTGGTTATTGTCAGTCAGGGCTGTATCAGTTAGAGTCTGTATGACTCAAGATTCAAACATTGAGAAAATGACTCATGAAATATGAATTACTCATGACTTTTGCCAAAGAGAGtattcaaattaatgtttggCTTTTATTTACCTTATACTGTGTATTGTAAAAGGTTCAAATCTCTTTTAATTGTTCTGAGTTGAAGGATTTTACTGACACTTTTTGCCTAACCTGCATTTGCATCAGGACTAAAATTATGAAAGTTGTAGATAAAATTCATATTCATTCTACTCGTGTACATGTAGATATTTACCATCAGCCTTAAATATATGAACTCCACATTCCAGTCGCAAGGACCTGGTCCTCCGTGGCTGCCAGCCTGACATTCTGCTGATCACGGGCATGCTGAGTCCCTACTCCACCGTCATCGAGAAGATGTACAAGGAGTTGGATAAGGAGAGGGTCACCATACTCAAGGTGGACAGAGCTGGAGATGTGCTTGCTGAGACTGTAAGTGCACTTTTCTGCTAGTTTCTTGagaaaattcatttttatcagCGCCAGTAAATTATAATATGGATCGATTCCTAATGTTCTTTTCATATTGGAAAACGTTTCTCGTACTATGACATGTTACGGTTGAAAACCAACTGATTATTTTACCATTTATACCAGTAagtcaaagttatttttgtgttacgtAATATACGTCGATCTTCGTCAAGCGGCGCCGACGCATGCGAATCTAATAGCCCCACCTGTGCAACCGTCACAACGCAATCACTCGTCCGCTGTTACaccaaagtaaaagtaaaaccGCGTTCATTGACTCAACGAGACCCTTTACGCTACTACGTAGAACGAGTTTATCAACAAAACCTTACTCCGCGTAAAATTCAAAGTTTAGTGCAGTTTGAAATATGTCTAACTAAAAACAGTGCTACAGTAACAGGGCAAGATGTCAGTGATCTTATTGATCGTCGAAATTATTATCATCGGTGGAATGGTGGTAGGACTTTACCAAAAGAATACTAACCTTGTGTGTAAATCGAAGAAGAGGTACGATGGAAAAACAGTGTTAGTGACGGGCGGCACGGCGGGCATGGGGCTGGAGATCGCGGCAGACTTCGCGCACCGCGGCGCGCGGGTCATCGTCGCGTGCCCGTATGAAGATGAAGGCTTGCACGGCAAAAAGCTTATCATTAAAAGCTCTGGCAACCACAATGTAGTCTTCAAACTATTAGATCTCTCCTCCTTACAATCTATAAGGAACTTCGTTGCAGATATATTAAAAACAGAAGACAGATTAGACATTTTGATGAACAACGCCGGTGTTGGCGTCCCGGGAGACTTCCTTACCAAAGATGGAATGAATTTCATCATGCAAGTGAACTACTTCGGCACATTTCTGCTGACCATGTTACTCCTACCGCTTCTCAAGAAAACGGGAACCCCGTCTGAACCGAGTAGGATTGTAAACACATCATCTGTATTGCACAAGTTTGGCAAAATTGATTTCGAAAATTGGAACAAGACTGGTCACTGGGCTAAGATCAGGATATATGGGAATAGTAAATTATGTTTGGCGCTTTTTACCCGAGAACTTGCAAAAAGAATGAAAAGTCCAAATGTTATAGTGAACGTTGTTGATCCTGGAGCAGTGGGGACGAAGATTTACAATAGTTCCCGGATTGCTTGGGCTAGTTTTGTATCCTTTATATTCctgattttatttaagcatcCCTGGGAAGGAGCACAGACTGCATTGTATGCCGCTACCAGTAATCGTGCTGGTCAATTCAAGGGGGAATACTTCAAGAACTGTTCACGTGTTCGAGCCGGTGAACTTGTGTATGATGAGAAACTAGCCACAAGGGTCTGGGAGGAATCAGTCCGACTTGTGAAGTTAAGTGACGATGAGCTGAATCAGTGCTTTAGTTCGTAATTGTGTCATACATCATTTCATACATAAATTGGAACCCAGTTCTTAAATGTTAATGGTTAATAGAATTTTAAGTTATTCAGTGTAATTTTCATATCGGATGTTGAGTATAATTTCCATTGACTTGTAATGAAATATTGGTATGTTAGCAGCATTAATAGCAAGTTGCGTGACCTCGTTCTGCTCTGTTGGGTAGTCGCTTCCTTTACTGCGAACGCCTTCAATTAAACATGTCAAAATCGAGAATAGCGATactgaaaataatttgtaattagcATATCCGACCTATATTCgagaagtatttattttatgtacaaaagttgtggaaaataaaatatgaatacgaAACAGCGGCATCTTTTAATTTCTtcctagtaaataaaatagaattccAATAAGTTTTAAGTAATAGGAAAGATTACAGAGGGTTCTGTAGACTTTTTTCATAGATTTTGATGTCCTCCTGAAGTAGGTTACttccatgtattttttttttcatcagttGTTTTTGGCAAACCCTAATAAAGAACCAACAATTTTTGTTGTGATTCCTTTAAAATTCCCAAGTGTACCTAAATCTTGCCTTACCATATACACTCATATTCCATTTTGATGTGTTCCAGCCAGCCAAGATAGCACAGTCCCTCCTACTGTTCTGCCAAGGCCAGGGCCTGCTGACGTCCCTGCCCCCGCCCGGGGTGGAGCGGCGCATGTCTCGCGCCATGTCCATGGAGGAGTACGACAAGCCCAACATCCGCCGCCTGTCGCTCACCCCGGCGCAGCCCGACTCCCCGCACAGGAAGCTCTAGCTGATCCGCGGGGACTCCTTGAAAGAGGAGACCGTGTGAGCCTTATGCCCTTGCAATAAGGCCGGTTTTTGTCTGAAGGTTTTGGGAGTTGGGGCGTTCTGGAATTTCGTTGTAGGTGTATTCTTCTGTGCAGAAGAAATGTCTGGTATATAATAGTACAGGATTGCTTAAGTTTATTTTctgctgtatgtatgtatgttaaagATGATTCGAAACGCCCTTCCTCCTAAAATGACCTGATATCAGATTTAATATGTCTATAAACTGTATGTTTGGTGTAGAATCTGTAATAGtgaattaaaatgttatgtcGGTGTTGCATtagcataaattaataaacatatcGAATATAATGTTGTCCTTTGTGCGATGAAATagagaaaatatttcaatcatTACAAGGTGTTCAACATCAAGCTTTCATATTTCCTGAGGACCCTGCAAGAATTTATCAACAGATAATACTTATGTGCAAAATAGATGTTATCACAGTgtattttggtagtaatattcttataaatgttatacaataattttgaaaagttttaggGGCCTTCAGGTCAATAGATCAAGTTTGTAGGATAGAGCACCTTTGTCAATGTGTAGGTATTGTGTCAGTCTAAGTAAACGCGTTGTCTAAAATATCACAGTTTAGCTCAGCTGTTTTAGGATTCAGTCACACGCGAGACCGTCTGTAGTGGTTTCGGCATGGTTAGGCTGTTTCTATAGAAGAACAAAAAGAAACCTCTGTTTACATACCATTGCAGAAAATTATCAAAGACGCAAGGTCTAAACTTTTATACCAaaccagtttatttttaaatattgtgtattttcctatttattatacgaatGTTATATTTTGATAAAGCTTTATTTATAGAAGCTTGAGatgtgatttttattattgtaatcatattataaattatggcaattttcaatgaaaattaaGGCCCGCTTTTTGTGAAATGTGAATTCTATTGGATGAATGGAAGATCTTTttaccgacttctcaaaaaggaggttctcaattcggatgtttgtatgtttttacgGTATATGGACCAATGTCTATATCATCACAAAATATTagagtaggtaatattttatgcaCATTCGAAGGTTGACTAGCAATTGGAAAAGCAGTTAAACTGAAGGTTTACAGCTTTTGTGGGCATAAAAATCATGACCTTCTGAGCTAGGATTTCTTATTCGAATACACGAAACTTACTCAAGTGATCGGCTTGCAGAACAGAATTATCTGgcaaatgacaaaataaatatcccAATCAAAAATACCGTgagcaaaaactactgaaaattaCACAAGTTTCGAGTGTTCTAAATACAATCAGTGGGCTCTTGCTGTTTTACCAATCGCTAGTTTCAAACTTACCTTTTAAAGCAAAATTGTGGagagtaatatttattttcgttgtgttttttgttttgtaaatgatgtaaagatatattttactatGTTAAGAGTTATTTACTATTCTAGTATTATGTACAAAGTACCTATGTTTTGaatagaatttataaatattagattGTATGTTATAattcacaataaatatttactgtagAATATGTGGTTTTATCTTTGTCGTTCATATTACGGGCAAATGACGATCCCCTTGAATGCCGGTGCGCGGATCCACGCGAGACAATTTTCTACTGGGGCccaattctcctaagttaataatgtcaaaatcgaatagaaatcgaatcgcaatataaccgcaatagcagttttaaccatatcgggcattctgctactaataaaagaccaatcgtattcgattgacatttgattggtgtgcgattggtctgctattttggtgatatttggtctatacgatagtttgctgtacatcgatatatatgtactactgtacaatcattttgcaatcgtaaatcatttgcagacaaaatgattcattattgaatgacagaaaaggataaaaacgtttatttcaaagaaaaaatagcggaatgccacatacgcttcaatcgtaatcgagtcgggatcgaatctcagtcgaatcgagtcgaacgtgaatcgtatgtcgcttaagtaaaattaggagaatcgggcccctgttctctaatgcccgttttcacgaACAAacacctaaatttagggagcatttacggaacacttaatgaaaatttcattttcaccaaagcttAGGTGTCCGTTTTAACCTTAAAATTTCACTAAAACTTGGgggcccgattgatgcctgcttaaacgacccctatcattatcatgacagaataaaaacatatttcggATCGTTTCTAGCGATGGatagtgaatcaaaatcaaaatcaaaaatcaaaaaaaaaaattttacaagatactagctttcgcccgcctaaaaccttctcccgggtcaaAGTTacttcccctctaattttcagccaaatcggtcaagccgttttcatgttatgtcgtgacaacggaaaccgggtttcatttttatacatatagataagtTATCAGTTGCTATcaatgcacttgctaggtcgtgatgtcgttgaattattcaaaaataggaagtcctgcatgtccataaatacacagaccataacagatgcaaatctggtaatcactgatgtagtttcgcggtggccgggacATGATTCAACTATATACCAAAACAGCAGAGACCAATGATTCGAAAATAGTGAACATGGAAGAGCCTATTTCCTGGATGATAGTGGATACCCTCTGAAAgtaagaagtaggctaacattgaacactagcttttgccagtggtttcacccgcatcccttgggaactacttctcgtaccgggataaaaagtatagcctatagccttcctcgataaatgggctatctaacactgaaagaaatttcaaatcggaccagtagttcctgacattagcgcgttcaaacaaacaaacaaactcttcagctttataatattagtatagataataaattatgaaaattaaaacaaagatagtacTTAAACAAATAGTTTAATAATGGCCTCCCTGTGGTTTCGGGTAAAGGGGAGCAGCAACACGCTTCTGAGTGTGTTGTCGGACAGAGTTGACGGCCAGATGCTCAGGCACTGGTCGTCGATGCATGTTCATAACAATAATCACTTTAAATTTTACTAACATAGAATTTTAAGTTAAGaattttactaacataatatGGACTGTGTACTGTTGTGTGTGCttagtctgaaataaatattttcaattcaattcaattcaataataGTCCTCATGTGATGTaacaaacattatcatcatcctcctgccccaTCTTAATTTGGGgtcgcagcatgtttttacctttgattatatatatgtctagatggagtgtcaccatacaatcccaacaaagaagcagagacaaaattgttatgcatgtgtgcgtgtaggtgtcattttacactgcgcgttgacgtaaataatgataccagcTACTACGATCctcccataaataatgaaaaaaaaaaatagactaattaaataagtttgtatacatagtgttattctgtttaactataactttatagaaaattgaaccttgcttggcactgctccttttgtaagtcttcagcgccctatcttgtcgacagtactcatgtccttgctgcggaagtgatcggaatacactacggtattttttgttggtgtccACATCGCATCTCCGCGGCTTTTTTTAATGCAGTCTATCCACTGACTCCTAACAATAGGATTACTTggaattctattaaaaaatcatGTTACGCTGATGACCATAatttactaatcaaataatagtagataatatttgggagaatcagaaaatgtctatctgagcaataaaaatagaaattatacctattatttttttgcgcaatgcttaaaaaaatatcctttatacataacataaacacgtgaagttgggaaaatgaaaaacagaaactggcaacactgatacaaaatggcgtgatttagtaaacataattacaaaaaacaactatttattttctgggtcaGTTACCGATGATAGGTGATGTTATTGGCACTTTTTAGCCTTCCTTTATAATTCCGGCAGACTTTAATTGTACATGTCGTCATTTTAtctctgttatttgtattttagttagcgcGCGTAATACGTTTTGACAGTTAAGCGGCACGATCTGTTCTGATTGACAGGAAAGCTCCTGTCGATGAACAGTACATCGACATTTTTTTCCACGCTTGCGCGCACCCGACGctacatctagacatatatataatcaaaggtttttacacgtctttccaatttctcgcaccacctgaaacgaaataaacattataaatttataattttaactcCATACTTATATCCATCAACtcatggaaaacaaaaataccatGAAGCCCacagtaaaacaaggaacacagttgaacggcaatatcttaaCAATGTATTATTCCACACAGATATTATGCACATTTACCTGAAAACGTTTCCTgtcgcattaaaactatttgagactggatccaagctttgtttttggcttcgttcgtggtcccatccgttttttgtttaatattgtgtctctatgagacgtcagcaatttcactATTATAGCTTGTCTTTTTTTTCTGTAAGAAAGGTTTGTCCacgttttctcttctctgccaaaataaacttatcttttcaacaataataaacccaaatGAATGTACACATATCACAtatacacatcagtcaatttgacaaacgcgcgaaggacataggtaaaaattcacctgtagaaaacctctttactgttttattgcataaaacaaaGCGTAAAGTagttaaaagttaaattaaaataacattacaagATAATTTTtcacaggctttagtaatatatactcgattGACGTTTATTACTTAAGAAGtactgaaaaatcattttatcgataaaatatcgacttttctttatcgtttgtagaactagtaatctgtcacttacttaagggatccatgtacaagtgtggtgaaaatgaatttaggtaggtgtcaaattgggaggggtccttattaaaagtagcatttagatagggaaacggtaagagatcgttggtgaaaacgggcataattcaatcaatcaatcaaaaatcatttatttcaactcggctgcaagacagcacttcttgaacgtcaggaatttgcaatagacagcccccaaaacgcccacccttcaccacttcctatgtgtttttactgggaagaagaagtggcgcaacaaactcccaagcaacacatgtctgtctgtaggttaaaagaaccttaaaaattgtttgatatgtacatttgtatacaattagCGGCATTGAagcagttatagttcggccattcagagaatgcgttcctgacacgtcgcgattgaactgacgacgtaataacattcattgattattgatataataatgttgttttaatgctcctcaattgttaaaacggtaaacaaccagcaaaaatatttttatcgtaactgcaacgccattgcaaagttacgtcgtcagttcaatcgcgacgtgtcaggaacgcattctctgaatggccgaactataatctgtATCTGAATTTGTACCTGTCAATGTAGTAAATGCGTAGTGTAACTATGTCGAAAATGTGTAGTGTAAACAGGTACACACACCAACGAAGGAAATTGGGAAGTTAAATTAAGAGTctcaaatgaaaataaactggACATTTTATTGTGACAAGAACATCAGACGGTACACTGTATATA
Protein-coding regions in this window:
- the LOC124630275 gene encoding retinol dehydrogenase 13-like translates to MSVILLIVEIIIIGGMVVGLYQKNTNLVCKSKKRYDGKTVLVTGGTAGMGLEIAADFAHRGARVIVACPYEDEGLHGKKLIIKSSGNHNVVFKLLDLSSLQSIRNFVADILKTEDRLDILMNNAGVGVPGDFLTKDGMNFIMQVNYFGTFLLTMLLLPLLKKTGTPSEPSRIVNTSSVLHKFGKIDFENWNKTGHWAKIRIYGNSKLCLALFTRELAKRMKSPNVIVNVVDPGAVGTKIYNSSRIAWASFVSFIFLILFKHPWEGAQTALYAATSNRAGQFKGEYFKNCSRVRAGELVYDEKLATRVWEESVRLVKLSDDELNQCFSS